A stretch of the Aggregicoccus sp. 17bor-14 genome encodes the following:
- a CDS encoding 3-oxoadipyl-CoA thiolase translates to MPVTAPLDAFLYDGLRTPFGRHAGALAPVRPDDLLAGCIRALLARSGFKPEQVEDVIAGCTNQSGEDSRDVARHALLLAGLPVEVAGLTVNRLCGSGLAAVADAARAAALGQGELFVAGGVESMSRAPFAVAKGEAAYSRDARIYDTTLGVRFPNPRLEEGFGTDTMPQTAENVARELGLTREASDRFALASQRKYAAALADGFFEGELVPVQLPGRKAGTVTADEHPRPETTLEKLSALRPLSEGGVVTAGNASGINDGAAALLVGTRAVGERAGVKPLARVVSAAVAGVAPRTMGLGPVPASRKALERAGLTLAQMDVVELNEAFAVQVLGCLQQLGVSAEDSRVNPNGGAIAVGHPLGASGARLALTAARQLQRSGGRYALVTLCIGVGQGIAVVLERA, encoded by the coding sequence GTGCCCGTCACTGCCCCGCTCGACGCCTTCCTCTACGACGGCCTGCGCACCCCCTTCGGCCGCCACGCCGGCGCGCTCGCCCCCGTGCGCCCCGACGACCTGCTCGCGGGCTGCATCCGTGCGCTGCTGGCGCGCAGCGGTTTCAAGCCGGAGCAAGTGGAGGATGTCATTGCCGGCTGCACGAACCAGTCCGGAGAGGACAGCCGCGACGTGGCGCGCCACGCGCTGCTGCTCGCGGGGCTGCCCGTGGAGGTCGCGGGCCTCACGGTGAACCGGCTGTGCGGCAGTGGGCTCGCGGCCGTGGCGGACGCGGCGCGCGCGGCGGCGCTGGGCCAGGGCGAGCTCTTCGTCGCCGGCGGCGTGGAGAGCATGAGCCGCGCGCCCTTCGCCGTGGCCAAGGGCGAGGCAGCCTACAGCCGCGACGCGCGCATCTACGACACCACCCTGGGCGTGCGCTTTCCCAACCCGCGCCTCGAGGAGGGCTTCGGCACCGACACCATGCCGCAGACGGCGGAGAACGTGGCGCGCGAGCTGGGCCTCACGCGCGAGGCGAGCGACCGCTTCGCGCTGGCCTCCCAGCGCAAGTACGCCGCGGCGCTGGCGGATGGTTTCTTCGAGGGCGAGCTGGTGCCGGTGCAGCTGCCCGGGCGCAAGGCGGGCACGGTGACGGCGGACGAGCACCCGCGACCCGAGACCACGCTGGAGAAGCTCTCCGCACTGCGCCCGCTCTCCGAGGGCGGTGTGGTGACGGCGGGCAACGCCTCGGGCATCAACGACGGCGCGGCGGCGCTGCTGGTGGGCACGCGCGCGGTGGGTGAGCGCGCGGGGGTGAAGCCGCTCGCGCGCGTGGTCAGTGCGGCCGTCGCGGGCGTGGCGCCGCGCACCATGGGGCTGGGGCCGGTGCCCGCCTCGCGCAAGGCGCTGGAGCGCGCGGGGCTCACGCTCGCGCAGATGGACGTGGTCGAGCTGAACGAGGCCTTCGCGGTGCAGGTGCTGGGCTGCCTGCAGCAGCTGGGCGTGAGCGCGGAGGACAGCCGCGTGAACCCGAACGGCGGCGCGATTGCGGTGGGCCATCCGCTCGGTGCCTCGGGGGCGCGGCTCGCGCTCACGGCCGCGCGCCAGCTGCAGCGCTCGGGCGGGCGCTATGCCCTCGTCACCCTGTGCATCGGCGTGGGCCAGGGCATCGCGGTGGTGCTGGAGCGCGCCTGA
- a CDS encoding PTS sugar transporter subunit IIC, which produces MSVAWGQVALAALWGGVVALERKAFLQAMLSRPLVAATVMGLLLGDVPSGLFVGMFLELFYLGAANLGASLPENDTLAATGTAAAAACMALATGAGSTPALWSIALLVFIPLGRAGRLLDRRLEAYSARLAAVALSAAEAGHLNRAVRQNLWGMWPHFVIYGAATAACAVAGFALGPLAERLPLGLLRGLAWAYPAMGSVAAAIAARGSNARRAHLWALVGAGAGLLLVGALALRSGR; this is translated from the coding sequence GTGAGCGTCGCCTGGGGCCAGGTGGCGCTGGCGGCTCTGTGGGGCGGCGTGGTCGCGCTCGAGCGCAAGGCGTTCCTCCAGGCGATGCTCAGCCGTCCCCTCGTCGCGGCCACCGTGATGGGCCTGCTGCTCGGGGACGTGCCCAGCGGCCTCTTCGTGGGGATGTTCCTCGAGCTCTTCTACCTGGGCGCGGCGAACCTCGGCGCGAGCCTGCCGGAGAACGACACGCTCGCGGCCACCGGCACGGCGGCGGCCGCCGCGTGCATGGCGCTCGCCACGGGCGCGGGCAGCACGCCGGCGCTCTGGAGCATCGCGCTGCTCGTCTTCATCCCGCTGGGGCGCGCAGGCCGCCTGCTGGACCGGCGCCTCGAGGCCTACAGCGCGCGGCTCGCGGCGGTCGCCCTCAGCGCCGCGGAGGCCGGGCACCTCAACCGCGCGGTGCGCCAGAACCTGTGGGGCATGTGGCCGCACTTCGTGATCTACGGCGCGGCCACGGCCGCCTGCGCGGTGGCGGGCTTCGCGCTGGGGCCGCTCGCCGAGCGGCTGCCGCTGGGGCTGCTGCGCGGGCTCGCCTGGGCCTACCCGGCCATGGGCAGCGTGGCGGCGGCCATCGCGGCGCGCGGCAGCAACGCGCGGCGCGCGCACCTCTGGGCGCTGGTGGGCGCGGGGGCGGGGCTGCTGCTGGTGGGCGCGCTCGCGCTGCGGAGTGGGCGTTGA
- a CDS encoding PTS system mannose/fructose/sorbose family transporter subunit IID, translating to MRLRVFFRSLFLQASWNPKGMQNLGLAYAVYPALEELYPEREALERALRRHLVFFNTHPYVAAAIVGGVLFHEQRIASGEEPPDKVVAFKAALMGPLAALGDGFFWLSLKPAVGALCAALVPLLGVWSAVLFLVLYNAVHLSLRARLYWLGLSLGDRLVESVARANLPTRGARLRALAAVCAGGIAAWLAATFGAHAGGARAPLLAGGCLGMGVLAYLLVSRRVPSYVVLYLAAALACAAGAFL from the coding sequence GTGCGGCTGCGCGTCTTCTTCCGCTCGCTCTTCCTGCAGGCCTCGTGGAACCCCAAGGGGATGCAGAACCTGGGGCTCGCGTACGCCGTCTACCCCGCGCTCGAGGAGCTGTACCCCGAGCGCGAGGCGCTCGAGCGCGCGCTGCGCCGCCACCTCGTGTTCTTCAACACCCACCCCTACGTGGCCGCGGCCATCGTCGGCGGGGTGCTCTTCCACGAGCAGCGCATCGCCTCGGGCGAGGAGCCGCCGGACAAGGTCGTGGCCTTCAAGGCGGCCCTGATGGGGCCGCTCGCGGCGCTGGGGGACGGCTTCTTCTGGCTCAGCCTCAAGCCCGCGGTGGGCGCGCTGTGCGCGGCGCTGGTGCCCCTGCTCGGCGTGTGGAGCGCGGTGCTCTTCCTCGTGCTCTACAACGCGGTGCACCTGTCCCTGCGCGCGCGCCTGTACTGGCTCGGGCTCTCCCTGGGCGACCGGCTGGTGGAGTCGGTGGCGCGCGCGAACCTGCCCACCCGCGGGGCGCGCCTGCGGGCGCTCGCCGCGGTGTGCGCGGGCGGCATCGCGGCGTGGCTCGCCGCCACCTTCGGCGCCCACGCGGGTGGAGCGCGCGCGCCGCTGCTCGCCGGCGGGTGCCTGGGGATGGGGGTGCTCGCCTACCTGCTCGTGAGCCGGCGGGTGCCGAGCTACGTGGTGCTCTACCTCGCCGCAGCGCTCGCTTGCGCGGCGGGGGCATTTCTGTGA
- a CDS encoding PTS sugar transporter subunit IIA produces MVGLVVATHGRLADEMVATAEQIVGKLPLVATCSIEPGTALEELRAKIKGAIHQVDQGEGVIVLADLFGGTPCKESLMMCQRLNIEVLAGVNLPMLLKANSLRNERLPLQEMGAMLAAYGQRNITCASALLREAQVPRT; encoded by the coding sequence ATGGTCGGCCTCGTAGTGGCGACCCACGGGCGTCTGGCGGATGAGATGGTGGCAACCGCCGAGCAGATCGTGGGGAAGTTGCCCCTGGTAGCAACGTGCAGCATCGAGCCGGGCACGGCGCTGGAGGAGCTGCGGGCGAAGATCAAGGGCGCCATCCACCAGGTGGACCAGGGCGAGGGCGTGATCGTGCTCGCGGACCTGTTCGGCGGCACCCCGTGCAAGGAGTCGCTGATGATGTGCCAGCGGCTGAATATCGAGGTGCTCGCGGGCGTCAACCTGCCCATGCTGCTCAAGGCCAACAGCCTGCGCAACGAGCGGCTGCCGCTGCAGGAGATGGGCGCGATGCTGGCTGCCTACGGACAGCGCAACATCACGTGCGCCTCCGCGCTGCTGCGTGAAGCGCAGGTGCCGCGAACTTGA
- a CDS encoding DUF2147 domain-containing protein, with protein MTASRGMGLALVTLLWTANALAQAAATPVGRWTTIDDETKKPKSVVSIYEENGKLFGKVERLYRAPNEDQNPMCVKCDGALKGKPVIGMVILRGLERDGDNKWSGGTIMDPENGKTYKCKLELEDGGKVLKVRGFIGFSLLGRTQRWPRAAPESAAQQPAAPAQQAPAQPAQGH; from the coding sequence ATGACCGCGAGCCGTGGGATGGGACTGGCCCTGGTGACCCTGCTGTGGACCGCGAACGCGCTGGCCCAGGCCGCCGCGACCCCTGTGGGCCGCTGGACCACCATCGACGACGAGACGAAGAAGCCCAAGTCGGTGGTCTCCATCTACGAGGAGAACGGCAAGCTCTTCGGCAAGGTCGAGCGCCTGTACCGCGCCCCCAACGAGGACCAGAACCCCATGTGCGTGAAGTGCGACGGCGCGCTCAAGGGCAAGCCCGTCATCGGGATGGTCATCCTCCGCGGCCTCGAGCGCGACGGGGACAACAAGTGGAGCGGCGGGACCATCATGGACCCGGAGAACGGCAAGACCTACAAGTGCAAGCTCGAGCTCGAGGACGGCGGCAAGGTCCTCAAGGTGCGCGGCTTCATCGGGTTCTCGCTGCTGGGCCGCACGCAGCGCTGGCCTCGCGCGGCGCCGGAGTCCGCGGCGCAGCAGCCGGCGGCTCCGGCGCAGCAGGCCCCCGCGCAGCCGGCGCAGGGGCACTAA
- a CDS encoding alpha/beta fold hydrolase produces the protein MLAALLAVPLALVATRQWLLHRKSSPRHREAFDGVVYRVGDAVVAERSCETPRATVVCMHGFVEDLRYFAGYYRDADVQLIALAGAGYHVPIHGPVVKHAPWAREPAQPHGSIAYDAEVLVQALEHLPRSRSVRVHGHSRGGAVVLEAARLRPDLFRDVEVVLEAPVLPQGRAVMEPTSLEMWAFAFRVQLWRLQPLHPTVTRAYGPLTDARKRELLSGFPHSTERVVTMVHNMRDIERWMRERDDSLFQNLRRGTVLVPTGDRVLVPEAMLASASRGAPPLEVRVLEGCSHFVLLDRPEALPPLSKSNPGAP, from the coding sequence ATGCTCGCTGCGCTCCTCGCCGTCCCCCTCGCGCTCGTGGCCACGCGGCAGTGGCTGCTGCACCGCAAGAGCTCGCCGCGCCACCGCGAGGCCTTCGACGGCGTGGTGTACCGCGTGGGCGACGCGGTGGTGGCCGAGCGGAGCTGCGAGACCCCGCGCGCGACCGTCGTGTGCATGCACGGCTTCGTCGAGGACCTGCGCTACTTCGCCGGCTACTACCGGGACGCGGACGTGCAGCTCATCGCGCTGGCGGGCGCCGGCTACCACGTGCCCATCCACGGGCCGGTGGTGAAGCACGCGCCGTGGGCGCGCGAGCCCGCGCAGCCGCACGGCAGCATCGCCTACGACGCCGAGGTGCTGGTGCAGGCGCTCGAGCACCTGCCCCGAAGCCGCAGCGTGCGCGTGCACGGGCACTCGCGCGGCGGCGCGGTGGTGCTGGAGGCGGCGCGGCTGCGTCCGGACCTGTTCCGCGACGTGGAGGTGGTGCTCGAGGCACCCGTGCTTCCGCAGGGGCGCGCGGTCATGGAGCCCACGTCGCTCGAGATGTGGGCCTTCGCCTTCCGCGTGCAGCTGTGGCGCCTGCAGCCGCTGCACCCCACGGTGACGCGCGCGTACGGGCCGCTCACGGACGCGCGCAAGCGCGAGCTGCTCTCGGGCTTTCCGCACAGCACCGAGCGCGTGGTGACGATGGTGCACAACATGCGGGACATCGAGCGCTGGATGCGCGAGCGCGACGACTCGCTGTTCCAGAACCTGCGCCGCGGCACGGTGCTGGTGCCCACGGGGGACCGGGTGCTGGTGCCCGAGGCGATGCTCGCGAGCGCGAGCCGCGGTGCGCCTCCGCTGGAGGTGCGGGTGCTCGAGGGCTGCAGCCACTTCGTGCTGCTCGACCGCCCCGAGGCCCTGCCGCCTTTGAGCAAGTCCAACCCAGGAGCCCCGTGA
- a CDS encoding 3-hydroxyacyl-CoA dehydrogenase NAD-binding domain-containing protein produces MSARYEVHGSVPVAVVTLDNPPVNGLGLSTREGIADALKRAEADGGVQAVVLVGAGRGFSGGADIREFGTPKALSEPSLAALIERLERSAKPVVAAIHGVAMGGGLELALGCHYRVAAPGAQVALPEVKLGILPGAGGTQRLPRVLGAERALEMIVSGEPARSEDLAALPGQRLFDRIVEGDLLEGALAFAGEVSARRPLPRVRDLRAELPDREAFFQKARERVRAASKHQPAPLRCVDAVEAALTLPFDAGLSLERSLFLELVATPESRALRHAFFAERAAGKVQGVAEDTALREVKRVGVVGAGTMGGGIAMTFLNAGLPVTLVETKPEALERGLATLRRNYEAQVQKGKLTPEALTQRIALLSSTLKLEDLREVDLVVEAVFEELGVKEQVFRQLDAVVKPGAILATNTSTLDVNRIAAFTKRPQDVLGMHFFSPANVMKLLEVVRGERTANDVLATVMALARRIKKTAVVSGVCDGFIGNRMIEQYSRQAMFLVEEGASPQQVDGALERWGFAMGPFRMSDLAGNDISWAIRKRRYAEQPALRYSRVADRLCEQGRFGQKTGAGWYDYAPGKREAQVSPVVEALVSEHRQALGIAPRAIGDEEIVLRLVYALVNEGARLLEEGIAARASDIDLVYLTGYGFPLHRGGPMHYANEQGLARVVETMARFAQNPHDDAEFWRPAPLLARLAAEGKPFV; encoded by the coding sequence ATGAGCGCGAGGTACGAGGTGCATGGCTCGGTGCCGGTGGCGGTGGTCACGCTGGACAACCCGCCGGTGAACGGGCTGGGGCTCAGCACCCGCGAGGGGATCGCGGACGCGCTGAAGCGGGCGGAGGCGGACGGCGGGGTGCAGGCGGTGGTGCTCGTGGGCGCGGGGCGCGGCTTCTCGGGCGGCGCGGACATCCGCGAGTTCGGCACGCCGAAGGCCCTCTCCGAGCCCAGCCTCGCCGCGCTCATCGAGCGCCTGGAGCGCTCGGCGAAGCCCGTGGTGGCGGCGATTCACGGCGTGGCGATGGGCGGGGGCCTCGAGCTCGCGCTCGGCTGCCACTACCGGGTGGCGGCGCCGGGCGCGCAGGTGGCGCTGCCCGAGGTGAAGCTGGGCATCCTCCCCGGCGCGGGCGGCACGCAGCGGCTGCCGCGGGTGCTGGGGGCGGAGCGCGCGCTGGAGATGATCGTCAGCGGAGAGCCCGCGCGCAGCGAGGACCTCGCGGCGCTGCCCGGACAGCGACTCTTCGACCGCATCGTGGAGGGAGACCTGCTCGAGGGCGCGCTCGCCTTCGCGGGTGAAGTCAGCGCGCGCCGCCCGCTGCCGCGCGTGCGCGACCTGCGCGCGGAGCTGCCGGACCGCGAGGCCTTCTTCCAGAAGGCGCGCGAGCGGGTGCGCGCCGCGAGCAAGCACCAGCCCGCGCCCCTGCGCTGTGTGGACGCGGTGGAGGCGGCGCTCACCTTGCCCTTCGATGCGGGGCTCTCGCTGGAGCGCTCGCTGTTCCTCGAGCTCGTCGCCACGCCCGAGAGCCGCGCGCTGCGCCACGCCTTCTTCGCCGAGCGCGCCGCGGGCAAGGTGCAGGGCGTGGCGGAGGACACGGCGCTGCGCGAGGTGAAGCGCGTGGGCGTGGTGGGGGCGGGCACCATGGGCGGCGGCATCGCCATGACCTTCCTCAACGCCGGGCTCCCGGTGACGCTGGTGGAGACGAAGCCCGAGGCGCTCGAGCGCGGGCTCGCCACGCTTCGCCGCAACTACGAGGCGCAGGTGCAGAAGGGCAAGCTCACGCCCGAGGCGCTCACCCAGCGCATCGCGCTGCTCTCCTCCACGCTGAAGCTCGAGGATCTGCGCGAGGTGGACCTGGTGGTCGAGGCGGTGTTCGAGGAGCTGGGCGTGAAGGAGCAGGTGTTCCGCCAGCTCGACGCGGTGGTGAAGCCCGGCGCCATCCTCGCGACCAACACGTCGACCCTGGACGTGAACCGCATCGCCGCGTTCACGAAGCGCCCGCAGGACGTGCTGGGCATGCACTTCTTCAGCCCGGCGAACGTGATGAAGCTGCTCGAGGTGGTGCGCGGCGAGCGCACCGCGAACGACGTGCTCGCCACGGTGATGGCTCTTGCGCGGCGCATCAAGAAGACGGCGGTGGTGTCCGGCGTGTGCGACGGCTTCATCGGCAACCGGATGATCGAGCAGTACAGCCGCCAGGCGATGTTCCTGGTGGAGGAGGGCGCCTCGCCGCAGCAGGTGGACGGGGCCCTCGAGCGGTGGGGCTTCGCGATGGGGCCCTTCCGGATGAGCGACCTGGCGGGCAACGACATCAGCTGGGCCATCCGCAAGCGCCGCTACGCCGAGCAGCCCGCGCTGCGCTACAGCCGCGTGGCGGACCGCCTCTGCGAGCAGGGCCGCTTCGGCCAGAAGACGGGCGCGGGCTGGTACGACTACGCGCCGGGAAAGCGCGAGGCGCAGGTGAGCCCGGTGGTGGAGGCGCTCGTCTCGGAGCACCGCCAGGCGCTCGGCATCGCCCCGCGCGCCATCGGGGACGAGGAGATTGTCCTGCGCCTCGTCTACGCGCTGGTGAACGAGGGCGCGCGCCTGCTCGAGGAGGGCATCGCCGCGCGCGCGAGCGACATCGACCTGGTGTACCTCACGGGCTACGGCTTCCCGCTGCACCGCGGCGGGCCCATGCACTACGCCAACGAGCAGGGGCTCGCGCGCGTGGTGGAGACCATGGCGCGCTTCGCCCAGAACCCGCACGACGACGCGGAGTTCTGGCGTCCCGCGCCCCTGCTCGCGAGGCTCGCCGCCGAGGGCAAGCCCTTCGTCTAG
- a CDS encoding 3-hydroxyacyl-CoA dehydrogenase, with protein MLDAQRSDLVLGVVGAGTMGRGIAQLAAAAGIHVRLLDARAGAAEEARASVAAALEALVAKGKLAEAAASATVARLQPVGREAALAGCDVVVEAVVEDLEVKRALFARLEAVVGPGCVLATNTSSLSVTAIAAACAKPGRVAGLHFFNPVPLMKVVEVVAGARTEPQVVDALQALVGRTGHRAVRASDTPGFLVNHAGRAYGTEALRLLQEGVAPFWELDRVLREAAGFRMGPFELLDLVGLDVSHPVMESVYTQFYEEPRFRPSYVLRSRLEAGLLGRKSGEGFYRYEGGKALPPAEPPPLPAGEKRPVWACAQEPAALELLQARVRAAGWTLEEAARPSAEALLLLAPLGRDATSTALALGLDAERCVAVDLLHGLERRRTVMSTPVTRPGFLASAVTLLSADGTPVSRIHDSPGFVAQRVLACVVNVACDIAQQRIASPSDIDAAVTLGLGYPRGPLAWGDALGPLRVLHILQALLAATGDPRYRPSLWLSRRARLGASLLTPEG; from the coding sequence GTGCTGGATGCGCAGCGCAGCGACCTGGTCCTGGGCGTGGTGGGTGCCGGCACCATGGGGCGCGGGATTGCCCAGCTCGCGGCCGCGGCGGGCATCCACGTCCGCCTGCTCGATGCGCGCGCCGGGGCGGCCGAAGAAGCGCGGGCCTCCGTGGCCGCGGCGCTCGAGGCGCTGGTGGCCAAGGGCAAGCTCGCCGAGGCCGCCGCGAGCGCGACCGTGGCGCGGCTGCAGCCCGTGGGCAGGGAGGCCGCGCTCGCCGGCTGCGACGTGGTGGTGGAGGCAGTGGTGGAGGACCTCGAGGTGAAGCGCGCCCTCTTCGCGCGGCTCGAGGCGGTGGTGGGCCCGGGCTGCGTGCTCGCCACGAACACGTCCTCGCTCTCCGTCACCGCGATTGCCGCGGCCTGCGCGAAGCCGGGGCGCGTGGCGGGCCTGCACTTCTTCAACCCCGTGCCCCTGATGAAGGTGGTGGAGGTGGTGGCGGGGGCGCGCACCGAGCCCCAGGTGGTGGACGCACTGCAGGCGCTGGTGGGGCGCACGGGGCACCGCGCGGTGCGCGCCTCGGACACGCCGGGCTTCCTCGTGAACCACGCGGGGCGCGCCTACGGCACCGAGGCGCTTCGGCTGCTGCAGGAGGGCGTCGCCCCCTTCTGGGAGCTGGACCGCGTGCTGCGCGAGGCCGCGGGCTTTCGCATGGGCCCCTTCGAGCTGCTGGACCTCGTGGGCCTGGACGTGAGCCACCCGGTGATGGAGTCCGTGTACACGCAGTTCTACGAGGAGCCGCGCTTCCGCCCCTCGTACGTGCTGCGCAGCCGGCTCGAGGCGGGGCTCCTGGGCCGCAAGAGCGGCGAGGGCTTCTACCGCTACGAGGGCGGCAAGGCGCTGCCTCCCGCCGAGCCCCCTCCCCTTCCCGCAGGAGAGAAGCGGCCCGTGTGGGCGTGCGCCCAGGAGCCCGCGGCGCTCGAGCTCCTGCAGGCGCGGGTGCGCGCAGCGGGCTGGACGCTGGAGGAGGCGGCGAGGCCCTCCGCCGAGGCCCTGCTGCTGCTCGCGCCCCTGGGGCGCGATGCCACCTCCACGGCACTCGCGCTCGGGCTGGACGCGGAGCGCTGCGTGGCGGTGGACCTGCTGCACGGGCTCGAGCGCCGGCGCACGGTGATGAGCACGCCGGTGACGCGGCCCGGGTTCCTCGCCTCCGCCGTCACGCTGCTCTCGGCAGATGGCACCCCCGTCTCGCGCATCCACGACAGCCCGGGCTTCGTCGCGCAGCGCGTGCTCGCCTGCGTGGTGAACGTGGCCTGTGACATCGCGCAGCAGCGTATCGCGAGCCCCTCGGACATCGACGCCGCCGTGACGCTGGGGCTGGGCTATCCGCGCGGGCCGCTCGCGTGGGGCGATGCCCTGGGCCCGCTGCGCGTGCTGCACATCCTCCAGGCGCTGCTCGCCGCGACGGGAGATCCGCGCTACAGGCCCAGCCTCTGGCTCTCGCGCCGCGCGCGGCTCGGCGCCTCGCTGCTCACTCCGGAGGGTTGA
- a CDS encoding IclR family transcriptional regulator has protein sequence MPRTANARLAALAADASAERELLHPLGEDEPRKDRQFVTALARGLELLRAFTPQAPLLGNQELAQLTGLPKPTVSRLTHTLTRLGYLTRSERLGKYALNTGVLSLGFTALSSMGVREVARPLMQELAEYANVPVSLGQRDRLNMVYVEHCRSAASVTLRLDLGSRLPLATTAMGRALLAAIPERERSYLMDHLARRDRTAWPQLRKSIEQALRDYEERGFTLSVGDWDRDVVAVGVPLIPPDGSGIVAFNCGGPAFSLTRERLEGELGPRLVNLARVVQARLVRR, from the coding sequence ATGCCGCGCACCGCCAATGCCCGCCTCGCCGCGCTCGCTGCGGATGCCAGCGCCGAGCGCGAGCTGCTCCACCCGCTCGGAGAGGACGAGCCGCGCAAGGACCGCCAGTTCGTCACGGCGCTCGCGCGCGGCCTCGAGCTGCTGCGCGCCTTCACGCCGCAGGCCCCGCTGCTGGGCAACCAGGAGCTCGCGCAGCTCACCGGCCTGCCCAAGCCCACGGTGTCGCGCCTCACGCACACGCTCACGCGCCTGGGCTACCTCACGCGCAGCGAGCGCCTGGGCAAGTACGCGCTCAACACCGGCGTCCTCTCGCTCGGCTTCACGGCGCTCTCCAGCATGGGCGTGCGCGAGGTGGCGCGCCCATTGATGCAGGAGCTGGCGGAGTACGCGAACGTGCCGGTGTCGCTCGGGCAGCGCGACCGGCTGAACATGGTCTACGTGGAGCACTGCCGCTCGGCGGCCTCCGTCACCCTGCGGCTCGACCTCGGCTCGCGCCTGCCGCTCGCCACCACGGCGATGGGGCGCGCGCTGCTCGCAGCGATTCCGGAGCGCGAGCGCAGCTACCTCATGGACCACCTCGCCCGGCGCGACCGCACGGCGTGGCCGCAGCTGCGCAAGAGCATCGAGCAGGCGCTGCGCGACTACGAGGAGCGCGGCTTCACGCTCTCGGTGGGGGACTGGGACCGCGACGTGGTGGCGGTGGGCGTGCCGCTCATCCCGCCGGACGGCAGCGGCATCGTGGCCTTCAACTGCGGCGGGCCCGCCTTCTCCCTCACGCGCGAGCGGCTCGAGGGAGAGCTGGGCCCCCGGCTCGTGAACCTCGCGCGCGTGGTGCAGGCCCGGCTCGTGCGCCGCTGA
- a CDS encoding serine hydrolase, which produces MRTSGILRTLAALLLISLPALARTPRALIEDFTKEQDFQGVVLLARGGKVLHAGAYGHADFEAHRRTSLETRYQLGSISKLVASIVVLKLVDEGKLSLTAPIATYLPDYRADSGAKVTLHHLLSHTSGVPNDLVASFKKDPSIATLDLSMDEAVKRFASGDLAFEPGARFDYSHSNWVLVKAIIERVTGRTYAQEVQRVLLRPLRLKSAGIFTGDFARVPRAAQGYSAIHPAPKRGGTPNPSFIECAGGYYSSAKDLLTLTRAVYGGKVLSADALKRLTTVYVPEEAYSYGGRMRTLTLGGREKQAAWHTGSNGPFRSRLSHVLGDDLTFIVLSNANASLDATQTLAEQVLAAVAPAGRSPGGASARP; this is translated from the coding sequence ATGCGGACCTCTGGAATCCTGCGCACGCTCGCCGCCCTTCTCCTCATCTCCCTGCCGGCGCTCGCCAGGACGCCGCGCGCGCTCATCGAGGACTTCACCAAGGAGCAGGACTTCCAGGGCGTGGTGCTGCTCGCGCGCGGCGGGAAGGTGCTGCACGCGGGCGCCTACGGGCACGCGGACTTCGAGGCCCACCGGCGCACCTCGCTCGAGACGCGCTACCAGCTCGGCTCCATCTCGAAGCTCGTCGCCTCCATCGTCGTCCTGAAGCTCGTGGACGAGGGGAAGCTCTCGCTCACCGCGCCCATCGCCACGTACCTGCCCGACTACCGCGCCGACAGCGGCGCGAAGGTGACGCTGCACCACCTGCTCTCGCATACGAGCGGCGTGCCGAACGACCTCGTTGCGTCCTTCAAGAAGGACCCGTCCATCGCCACGCTGGACCTGTCGATGGACGAGGCCGTGAAGCGCTTCGCCAGCGGCGACCTCGCCTTCGAGCCGGGCGCGCGCTTCGACTACTCGCACTCCAACTGGGTGCTGGTGAAGGCAATCATCGAGCGGGTGACGGGCCGCACCTATGCGCAGGAGGTGCAGCGCGTGCTGCTGCGCCCGCTGAGGCTGAAGAGCGCAGGCATCTTCACGGGCGACTTCGCACGCGTGCCCCGTGCCGCACAGGGCTACTCCGCCATCCACCCGGCGCCGAAGCGCGGAGGCACCCCCAACCCCTCGTTCATCGAGTGCGCGGGCGGCTACTACAGCAGCGCGAAGGACCTGCTCACCCTGACGCGCGCGGTGTACGGCGGGAAGGTGCTCTCGGCGGACGCACTGAAGCGGCTCACCACCGTGTACGTGCCGGAGGAGGCCTACAGCTACGGCGGGCGCATGCGCACGCTCACGCTCGGTGGCAGGGAGAAGCAGGCCGCGTGGCACACGGGCTCGAACGGGCCGTTCCGCTCGCGCCTCAGCCACGTGCTCGGAGACGACCTGACCTTCATCGTCCTGAGCAACGCCAACGCCAGCCTGGATGCGACCCAGACCCTCGCCGAGCAGGTGCTGGCGGCGGTGGCGCCCGCGGGTCGCTCTCCGGGCGGCGCGTCCGCCAGGCCGTGA
- a CDS encoding PTS sugar transporter subunit IIB: MISLVRVDNRLIHGQVVEAWLPHLKVSRVAVADDEAASSPLVRAAMALAVQSAIEVLIQPLERMDFAALSRDAVRTLVLVREVGGAAYAREHGLQAAELNLGNVHFASGRRQVSPSVFLSPEELAQLQGLAQAGVRVEARAVPSERPLELAELQERWERARGDA, translated from the coding sequence GTGATCTCCCTCGTCCGCGTCGACAACCGCCTCATCCACGGCCAGGTCGTCGAGGCCTGGCTGCCGCACCTCAAGGTGTCGCGCGTGGCGGTGGCCGACGACGAGGCCGCCAGCAGCCCGCTCGTACGCGCCGCCATGGCGCTCGCGGTGCAGAGCGCGATCGAGGTCCTCATCCAGCCGCTCGAGCGCATGGACTTCGCGGCCCTCAGCCGCGACGCGGTGCGCACCCTCGTCCTCGTGCGCGAGGTGGGCGGCGCGGCCTACGCCCGCGAGCACGGCCTGCAGGCCGCCGAGCTGAACCTGGGCAACGTGCACTTCGCGAGCGGCCGGCGCCAGGTGAGCCCCTCCGTCTTCCTCTCCCCCGAGGAGCTCGCGCAGCTGCAGGGGCTCGCCCAGGCGGGCGTGCGCGTGGAGGCGCGCGCGGTGCCGAGCGAGCGGCCGCTGGAGCTCGCCGAGCTGCAGGAGCGCTGGGAGCGGGCCCGGGGAGACGCGTGA